The following DNA comes from Cedecea neteri.
AGATTTACCGCTTTATCAAAGTCCGCAACATCGAAATCAAAATGCCCGCGGGCGTGCCGCCGGTGGTCGCCAGCTCGTTTTCGGCGCTGTTCCCGACGCTTGCCGTGGTGCTGGTGTTCTGGATCCCTCGCCATTTTCTGAACATCGATATCAACGCCATCATCAGCTACATCATTATGCCGCTGAAGGGCTTTATGACCGGCACCAACCTGTTTGGCGGGATTGTGACCCAGTTCTTTATCGACGTGTTCTGGGTGCTGGGGATCCACGGCCATGCCGTGATGGGGCCGCTGATCCGCCCGCTGTGGGATCAGGCCATTGTGCAGAATATGGAGCTGTTCCAGTCCGGCGTGAGCGCCTATGAGCTGCCGAACATTTTCACCGAGCAGTTCTTCCAGTGGTATGCGCAGATGGGCGGCACCGGGTCAACGCTTGCGCTGGTGGTGCTGTTTATTCGCTCCCGCGTTATCTACCTGAAGCAACTGGGCAAGCTGTCGTTTATCCCTGGGCTGTTTAACATCAATGAGCCAATGATTTTCGGTGCGCCGATCGTGATGAATCCGATCCTCGCGATCCCGTTTATTCTGGCACCGATGGTGAATACCGTGGTGGTGTATTTGTTCACCATTAGCGGGCTGATCCCTCGGATGATGGTGAAGCCGCCGTTTACCGTTCCGGCGCCGCTCGGGGCGCTGATCACCACCAACTGGAACCTGATTGCCTGTGGGCTGGTGTTTATCTGCTTCTTTATTTCGCTGGCGATCTATTACCCGTTCTTTAAGGTGTATGAGAAGAAGATGCTGGAAACCGAGCTTCAGCAGAAGGAAGAAGAGGAGAGGGCTAAGGCGCTGGCTGAGGCTAAGTAAATTTTCTGTGGCCCCTCAGCCCCTCACCCCGGCCTTCTCCCCAGAGAGGAGAGGGGGAATTCAAAACTGAGTGGTTTGTTACCCCTTCTTCCCAGACGGGTGAGGGGGAAGCAGGCAACTGAGAGCCTTTTTTATCCCCTCTCCCTTCCAGGGAGAGGGTTAGGGTGAGGGTAACAACCTAGAACGCCGTCTCTAACTCATCCAGCACGTTATATTCGTCGTCCACCAGCAGCAGCGCCTTCCACTTATCAAACGTCAGGCACGGGTGAGAAGTGCTGAACACCAGAATATCCCCAACCTGCACGTCCGCGCCTGGCTTGAGTTTCAACATCGCATGCTGATCCATAATCCCGGTGGCTTCGATGGTTTCCGACGGCGAAGCCAGCGGCTTGCCCTGGCGATAGTGGGCTATCGGCTGCGGCAGGCCGGCATCAAACGCGCTGTCGCGCTTGCCAAAATTCACAATCGCCCGGTCGCTTTCCGGCACTGATTGCACCATTGCCGCCAGTTCCAGGGCGGAAACCAGGTCGCCGCCGAGATCGCAGGCGATCCGATCGCGCGCCATCAACTGATCCTGGGCTTCCTGATAAATACCGCCGTCGTGGGTGATGTAGCAGCCGGGGCGGATCGCAATCCGGCAGTTGGCCGGTTTTTCTGCGGCGAGCCAGATATTGCACACCACGTCGTACCATACTGAACCTGCGCCAGTGAGCAGGAATTCTCCATCAACATAGCGTTCCATCTGGCAGGCTAACGCGGCCGCCTCTTGCAGCAGCGCTTCTATTTTCGGCTGCGGATTTTCACCGTGCAGCACGCCTTCGTACAGCTCCAGGCCGCGTAAATTCAGGCCGGGTAATTCTGCCACCAATTTCGCCAGCGCCAGCGCTTGTTCTGTACTGCGGCAGCCGCAGCGGCCTCCGGGTACGCCAAGCTCAATCAGCACGTCGAGGGTTTGCCCCTGTTGGCTAAAAAAGTCTGACAGGGTACGGGCGTTTGCTTCGCTGTCCACGCAGCAGATGTAGTCGACGGCGGTATGTTTATGCTTCAACTGCGACACCAGCGTGATGTTCGCTTTGCCCACCAGTTGGTTAACCATCAGCACACGCTCAATGCCCGCGGACATCGCGATGCTCGCTTGCCATGCGCTGCCGACGCCGATGGCCCACGCGCCCGCTTTTTGCTGCTGCTGGAAGATCCACGGTGTCATGGTGGTTTTTCCGTGTGGCGCCAGCGAAACGCCGCGTGCATCGGCATAGGCCTGCATCCACCGGATGTTGTTTTTCAAAGCAGATTTTTTGATCAGCGCGGCGGGCAGACAGACGTCTTCGTTGAGGACATTGGCAGGGGAATGCATGAGGGCGGACTTATGGGGTACGAGGTTAATTTCCTGGTATTTCATAACGTATTTCCTCCGGGATCATTCTTTCTTTCAGATTAAGTATCAATTTTAACTTGATGTTATTTATATAAATTATTAAGTGATCTTAAATTTTATGAATAAAAGTATCATTGATTTGCAAGGGTTTTGTTTAGTTTTTCACTGTTTTTAAGGCTTGTAAATGGTTAACTTGCACGCAGATTATGACTGGCGTGAGGCGCAGATGAAGTTCGATTATCTCTTCAGGAATGTCACCGTGATTGACGGCTCCGGCGGCGCGGAATACCTGGCTGATGTGGCGGTGCAGGGTGACCGAATCGCAGAGATTGCCCCGGGGATTTCCGGCGAGGCCGTGCATGAGATCGACGGTAGCGGGCGGGTATTAGCGCCGGGGTTTATTGATGTTCATACGCATGACGACATTAACGTGATTCGTTTTCCTGAATATCTGCCGAAGATTAGCCAGGGCATTACCACGGTGATCGTTGGCAACTGCGGCATCAGCGCGGCGGGGGCGACCATCAACGCTCTTGTGCCTGATCCGATGAATCTGCTGGGCGAGGCGCACCAGTTTGTTTATCCCACCGTCGAAGCGTACGCCCATGCCGTGGAGCAGGCTCGCCCGGCCATTAACGTGGGCACGCTGATTGGCCATACCGCGCTGCGCAATAACCAGATGGATGATTTGTTCCGCCCGGCGACGGAAGCGGAGATTCTCGCCATGCGCGGCCAGCTAAAGCAAGCGCTGCAGCAGGGGGCACTGGGGCTGAGCACCGGCCTGGCCTATGCCAGCGCGTTCCAGTCCACCACCGAAGAAGTGATGGCGTTGGCGGAAGAGCTGGCGGCGGAGAAGGGGATTTACACCACCCATTTGCGCTCCGAGTTTGAGCCGATTCTGGAGGCGCTGGATGAGGCTTTCCGCATTGGTCGCCACGGGAACGTGCCGGTTGTGGTGTCGCACCACAAATGCGCCGGGGCGAAAAACTGGGGCCGCACGGTTGAAACGCTGAAACTGTTCGATAAGGTGCGCGAGCAGCAGGATGTCTCCTGCGACTGCTACCCGTATTCCGCCAGCTCTTCAACGCTGGACATGAAACAGATCACCGACGAGTTCGAGATCGTGATTACCTGGTCTGAACCGCACCCGGAGGTCGCCGGGCGGTCGCTGAAGCAAATTGCTGACGACTGGTCGATGTCACTTCACGAAGCGGGAAAATTACTGATGCCCGCGGGCGCGATTTACTACAACATGGACGAGCAGGACGTACGGCGCGTGCTGCGCTATCCGGCGACAATGGTGGGATCAGACGGGCTGCCGAACGACCCGATGCCGCATCCTCGTCTCTGGGGTGCGTTTCCCCGTGTGCTGGGGCACTACAGCCGTGATGAGAAGCTTTTCCCGCTGACGCAGGCGGTGCATAAGATGACGGGGATGTCGGCGACGCGTTTTCAGTTGCCCGATCGCGGCCTGGTGAAGCGCGGTTATTATGCTGACCTGGTGTTGTTCGACCCGCTGACAGTGCGCGACGTCGCAAGCTTTAGTAACCCGAAGCAGCCTGCGGCGGGTATTGAAGCGGTGATGGTGAACGGCGTGATGAGCTACGGGCTCGAGCAGAAGGTGACTGGTCGTGCGGGGCGGTTCTTGCGTCGCCAGAAGTGAGTATAAATTTAGCCCCTCACCCCGGCCCTCTCCCCAGAGGGGAGATCGGGTTCTGGACTGGACGTTTGTCCCCTCTCCCTTTCAGGGAGAGGGTTAGGGTGAGGGTAAACCGATCAACAAGGAGCAATGATGAGCATTAAACGTTATGGCGTGGGCGGCAGCACAGGTACCGGCGGGCAGCCCCTGCCTTTTGCCAAAGCTGTCGAAGCGGCCGGGTGGCTGTATGTGTCCGGCCAGACGCCGATGAAAGACGGCGAAGTGGTTGAAGGCGGGATTGTCGACCAGTCGCGGCTGGCGATTCAAAACTGCGTGGATATCATGACCGAAGCGGGCTACACCCTCGCTGACGTGGTACACGTGAAGGTCTATCTGACTGATGCCCGCTACTTCCAGTCCTTCAATAAAGTGTTCCGGGAATTCTTCGGCGACCACCCGCCGGCCCGTGTGTGCTGCGTGGCGGACCTGGTGGTGGACTGTAAAGTTGAAGTGGACGTGACCTGCTACCGCGCCGACCGGGCTTAATCGCCGAGCGGCTGCCTGTCTGCCCCGCCGCGATGGCTGTCCAGCGCCAGCTTGATGCGGCGCAGTCGGTCCTTCGCCTGGCTTTTGTTGGCCATCGCCAGTTCGGTGGCCAGCACATCAATCATCGCCAGCATGGCGTAACGCGAAGTGCTCGGCTTAAAAATGTAGTCGTTCTCACGAATAATCAGCGGTAATACGATGTCCGCCTGCTCGGCGAGCGGTGTTCCCTGCGGGGTAATGGCGATGATCTTTGCGCCGTACTGGCGGGCAATGGCCGCGCTCTCCACCACTTCCGGCGTGTAACCTCCCAACGATAGCGCCACCACCACATCGTTGGAGGCGACTGACGCCGCCATCATTCTCGCCAGCAGGCCATCGCTCTGACTGACGACCGGTAGCCCAAGGCGAAACAGGCGGAACTGTAACTCCTGCGCGCAAATGGTTGATCCGCCGCCCATGCCCAGCGCCAGGATTTGCCGTGCATTGCTCAGCCAGGTTACGGCCTTGTTGAGTGACTCCGGGTTCAGCGCGCGGCGATTGATATCCAGCACGTTGATGATGGTTTCGTAGATCCCCTGCACGCCTTCCAGGTCCGGCACATCGAGAATAAAGCGCTGCCCCACCGCCAGCGATTGGGCGAGTTTGACCTTCAGTTCTCGTACGTCCTTACAGCCGATGGCGCGGGCAAAGCGGGTTATCGATGCCTGGCTGGTTTGCGTCTGGCGCGCCATTTCCGAAATGGGCAGCGCCGCGGCAGTTTGCACATCGTCCAGAATAAACTGCGCGATGCGCTTTTCGGTAGCGGTCAGCTCAACGAAGCGGTCGGTGATGCAGGAGATAATATCGATGGTGTAGCTCATGGCGCGACCCTGGTACTTGTGCAAAAAAGAGAAGGTACTTTGTACCATAAAACCGTTGCCAGGGTCGCTTCATGCGGATTCAGAATGGCTCACTAATCGCTTCCATACGCCGTTGCTTGATCGTCGCCCGGATAAATGCCGCGATGAAGACTAAGGCAGAAAGCACAACGATGGTCGGCGCGGGGGCGCTGTCGATAAAGAAGGAAAGATAGACGCCAAGAAATGACGTCACGATGGCCTGCCCAAGCGCGACCAGCATCATGCCTTTAAAGGTGCGGGTCAGCAGCGAAGCGATAGCGCCAGGTGCGATAAGCAGGGAAATCGCAAGGATAATCCCCACCGCCTTCAGCGCCGCGACGATGGTCAGCGAGACCAGGCAGAGCAGGCCGTAGTTCAGCAGCTTCACGTTCAGGCCGGAGACCTGGGCCTGAATCGGGTCGAAGGCATGCAGCAGCAAGTCCCGCCATTTTAGCCCTACAACAATCACTGTTAGCAGCACGATAGCACCCGTTTGCAGAATATCACTGCCGCTCACGCCCAGCATATCGCCGAACAGAATGTGGTCGAGATGGATATCTGGCTTCAGGTAGACGTAGAGCACGAGGCCCGCGCCAAACATGCCGGAGAAAACGATGCCCATCACCGTGTCGCGCTTGATGCGGCTATTGTCCTGCAGATAACCGGTGGCAAAGGCGCAAAACAGCCCGGCCACGAACGCGCCGAGGCCCAGCGGCAGGCCGACCATCCAGGCGATCACCACGCCGGGGAAGACCGCGTGGCTCATAGCATCGCCCATCAGCGCCCAGCCTTTTAGCACCAGGAAGCAGGAGAGCAGCGCACACGGAATGGCGACCAGTGTGGTCATGGTCAGGGCGTTGATCATAAAGCCAAACTGGAAGGGAGAAAGCAGAGTATCTATCAGGCTCATGGCGTTTGCTCCAGGCTCAGGCGCGCGCGCCGACGGTTAGCCAGCAGGCCGTGTTTGGGGGCAAACACGAAGGTCAGCAGGAAAATAAGCGTTTGCAGCACCACGATAATGCCGCCGGTGGCACCGTCGAGGAAATAGCTTATCCAGGTGCCGAATGCGCTGGTAAAAGTCCCTAATGTGACGGAAATAATCAGTAATTTTGGGAAACGATCCGTCAGCAGATAAGCCGTTGCACCCGGCGTGACCACCATGCAAATCACCAGAAACGCGCCAACAGTTTGCAGCGCCGCCACGGTGGTGGCCGACAGCAGGGTGAAGAACAATCCTTTGAGCCACAGCGGGTTAAGACCAATGGAACGCGCGTGGTTTTCGTCGAAGAAGGTCACCATCAGGTCTTTCCACTTCAACAGCAGAATCGCCAGCGAGACAAAGCCGATAATCGCCAGCTGCACGATATCCGACGGGGCGATGGCGAGAATATTGCCGAGCACGATGGTCTGGATGTTTACCGACGTCGGGTTGAGCGAAACCATAAACAGCCCGAGGCCAAAGAATGAGGAAAAGATAAGGCCAATGATGGTGTCTTCGCGCAGGCGTGTGCGCTGGTTTAAAAACAGCATGGTGCCTGCGGCGAGGCCGCCGGAGAAAAATGCGCCGATGGAAAACGGCAGACCAAGCATATAGGCCCCAGCGACGCCGGGCACGATGGAGTGGGAAAGGGCATCGCCGATCAGCGACCAGCCTTTCAGCATCAGGTAGCAGGAGAGGAACGCGCACACGCCGCCGACCAGGGCTGATACCCAGATGGCGTTAAACATGTAGCCATAGCTAAACGGTTCGAGCAGGACGGACATTAAGGCTCCCCTTTTAACGCCGCGCCGTGGATAAACGGCCTTTCGTCGTCGGTGAGGACGCTGGTTTCTTTCCCTGTTAAGGTGACGTGGCGCAGCACGCCGCTGAACGCCAGCTCCAGGTTGGCCTGGGTAAAGGTGACGTCGGTCGGGCCGCAGGCCAGCACGGTACCTTTCACCAGCACGGTATAGTCGCAATAGTCGGTGACGGCGCCGAGGTTGTGGGTTGAGACCAGCATCGTGCGGCCTTCGTCCCGCAGCTCGCGCAGCAGGGCGATGATCTGCTCTTCCGTTTTCACATCCACGCCGGTAAACGGTTCGTCCAGCAGAATAACCTGGCCGTCCTGGGCAATCGCCCGGGCGAGAAACACGCGTTTTTTCTGGCCGCCGGACAGTTCGCCGATTTGGCGCTTGCGGAAATCACTCATGCCGACGCGGGCAAGGGCGTTGTCTACCGCCAGTTTGTCAGCTTTGCCGGGAATTCGCAGCATCCCCATATGGCCAAAGCGGCCCATCATTACCACGTCTTCCACCAGCACCGGGAACGTCCAGTCCACATCCTCGGACTGCGGCACATAGGCCACCAGATTGTGGCGCAGTGCTTTTTTCGTGGGCATATCCAGAATCGAGATGCTGCCGTTGGCCAGGCGCACAAAGCCCATGATCGCTTTAAACAGCGTTGATTTCCCGGAACCGTTGACGCCCACCAGCGCCGCAATGGTGCCGGTCGGGATTTCAAAGCTGGCCGCCCGCAGCGCGGTGTGGCCATTGCGATAGGTGACGCTGGCGTCCTGAACGACTATGCCGGGACGACGACTCATTTTTTCAGCCCTGCATTGATGCCGTTCACGATGGTGCTGGTGGTGACGCGCAGCAGGTCAAGGTAGGTGGGTACCGGGCCGTCTGCGGCACTCAAAGAATCGACATAAAGCACGCCGCCATAATGTGCGCCAGACTCCCGCGCTGCCTGGCGAGCAGGTTTGTCGGAGATGGTGCTTTCGCTGAAGATCGTCGGGATCTGGTATTTTCGAATGCTGTCGATCACTTTGCGCACCTGCTGCGGGGTGCCCTGCTGGTCGGCGTTGATCGGCCACAGGTAGAGTTCCTTCAGGCCAAAGTCGTTGGCCAGGTAGGAAAAAGCGCCTTCGCTGGTGACCAGCCAGCGTTTATCCGCCGGAATTTTTGCCAGTTCGTTGCGAAGCGGCTCGATGGTCTGCTGAATTTTCTGTTTGTAGGCTTCGGCGTTTCGGGTATAGGTCGCCGCGTTGCCAGGATCGTATTTAACGAACGCATCCCGGATGTTATCGACGTAGATCAGCGCATTTTGTGGGGACATCCATGCGTGAGGGTTAGGTTTGCCGTTATAAGGGCCTTCGGTAATGCCCGTGGGCTGAATGCCGGTGGTGACGACAACTTCGGGCACGCCTTTCAGATGTTGATAAAACTTCGCGAACCAGAGTTCCAGATTCAGTCCGTTGGTCAGAATTAGCTGAGCACCCTGCGCCCGACGAATGTCCCCCGGCGTCGGCTGATATTCGTGAATTTCCGCGCCAGGCTTGGTGATGGACTCCACGTCGGCCGCGTCGCCGGCCACGTTCTGCGCCATATCGGCGATGATAGTAAAGGTGGTGATCGCCTTAAATTTGGCCTGCGCCTGAGCGGCACCCAATAGCATCGCCAGCGCGGCGGCGGCAGCGACAATACTTTGCGTTAACTTCAGTTTCCCGGGCATCGTCTTCCCTCACGAGTGATTATAGATTCAGCGTTTATAGCAAGTGCTATAAAACATAGCTGTTGCTATAATTAAATGCAAACTATTATCATTTGTGTGATTTAAACGTGGGGGAACTCATTCAGGTTGTTTCTTTACTACAAAGTTCTCGGTCTATGCCGGATTGGCTAAGGTCCGTTCACTGCTACCCCTGTTTTATATACAGACACCGTATCTGTGAACGGCTCGGGGGAGTCACCGTCACTCCCCCGAGACCCCGGACTCCCGGCGAAATAAATCGACCGCTGAAGCGGCAGACCTCCGTTTTATCTCCCAGTCCTGGGTCGGTTGAGATGCGTTCCCGACGCTCTCAGCCTCCGGCCGTTCCCGACGGCCGGACCCTGGCCAGTCGGAGAGAAAACGGAGGCGATTTAAGCCGGAACCGTGCCTCGCTTTAAACCTACAGCCACGCAGAACGTCACAGTCGCTTTAGGTCTTGCAGCCATGCCCTTGTCCCCGGCTCTCATCGCCCCCGGTTATGACCCAACTCAGGTGGGGTTGAGCTGTCGGGAACAGCGAAAGAGAGCGATCGTCGGGAACGAATCGCGAACGACCCCGAATGTTTGGGTGATAGTCGGTGGGTTTACCGCTTCAGCGGCGATGAGCTCGCCGGGCGCCAGGGTTGTCAGGGAGATGGCGTTATCTCCCTGACACGTTCACCGTGCTCTGAACATGCAGGGAAAACAGATCTATGGGTGAACGGAATAACTACGATATGAAATAGATCCTCTCCCTTCCTGAGAGAGGATTGTCGTGAAAGCTTACAACCCTAATGCATCAAAATCTGAAGCATCGTGGCGCTCGGCCAGCTGCACATCGCCCCAGGTGCGGTTCACGATGCGGCCACGCTTCACCGCCGGGCGGTTAGCCACTTCATCGGCCCAGCGGCCAAAGTGTTTGTAGGAGGCTATGTCGAGGAACTCGGCGGATTCGTACAGGCCGCCTTTGGCCAGCGCACCGTACCAGGTAAAGATGGCAATATCGGCGATCGTGTATTCATCTCCGGCGATAAAGCGATGTTTCTCCAGCTGTTTATCGAGCACATCCAACTGACGCTTGGTTTCCATTGCGAAGCGGTTGATGGCGTACTCAATTTTGACCGGCGCATAGTGGTAGAAGTGCCCGAAGCCGCCGCCCAAGTAAGGGGCGGAACCCTGCAGCCAGAACAGCCAGTTCAGCGTTTCGGTGCGCCCGGCGATGTCTTTCGGCAGGAAGTGGCCGAATTTTTCTGCGAGGTAAAGCAGGATGTTGCCGGACTCAAATACGCGCAGCGGCGGCGTGACGGAGTGGTCAAACAGCGCCGGGATCTTGGAGTTCGGGTTTACTTCCACAAAACCGCTGGAGAACTGATCGCCTTCACCGATGCGAATCAGGTGCGCGTCGTATTCTGCCCCGCTGATGCCCAGCGCCAGTAGCTCTTCGAGCAGAATCGTGACTTTCTGCCCGTTCGGCGTGCCGAGGGAGTAAAGCTGCAGCGGGTGTTTGCCGACTGGCAGCGTTTTTTCGTGGGTTGGGCCGGAAATCGGGCGGTTGATGCTGGAGAACTGACCGGCTTCGGTCTTGTTCCAGGTCCAGACTTTTGGGGGCTGGTAGTTGTGTTCGGACATCGCGTGATCTGCCTTCTTCTCAGGTTAGTTATCTGACGAAACTATCTTGAAGTGTAGCAAGAGGGAAGAGCCTGCCGGGCTATACCGCCAGAAAAGCGAAAGCCCGGCGCGGCGTTACAGGCTACGCCGATACGCTAAAGAGATTTAAATTTATCTCGGCCTGAACCTTAGTCACGATGTTGATGACTGACTGAGCAAAACTGCCTTCTCCTCGTTCGACCAGGAGGGACCATGCGTCTGGATCCAAGCCCCAGTTACGTGGCACATGCATGCTTTCGTCGGTATAGGTCCACCATGGCCACCATCCTTCTTTTTGGGTGTGAGCTTCCAGCTCAGGGTATATATCATTCATCGCTTCAGAAATAAGAGGGAAATAGAGGCGCTGGTTCTTTTTGGACATGATATCTGAACTGCTTATTCCCCAACAGAAACCGCAATAGTTTGGTTTCTCAAATTGCCAGCACAGGGTGAAATCATCTTCCCCTGAAAAGTAAAAATGAAAATCAGCTTCCTTGCTTCCCGTAAGAAGTTGGTTATTATAATCAAGGGTAATGCCTTTAGGTTGAAGTTCTTTTTTTAAATAAGATAGGAAGTCAATCCAAAGTTGTTCTTTTACTTTTCTCATGCTTTGAGCGATAAGAAATGCCGCATTAAGATTCTGTGGAGAGGCTATTACGTTCTCTGTTAGTTCTTTTTCAAAATCCACGTTTGTCTCTCCATTTATATCTTCACGGGTAAATTGTATTAGTGCATCAACAAAACAGCGAACCTGTGGTGCTTTAATATGTGGAGCGCAGGCAGCAAGCCATTCTGCTAACTGATAAAAAGTGAATTGTATAATGTTTCTTCTGAGATCCTGGGATGTTTCAGGGCGAAGTGTGAAGTCATTGATCTCATTGTTACAAAGATAAACCATTAACCAACCGCTGTTTTTTTTCTTGGCTTCATTTGCTAGCCAGTTTGAATAATCATAGAGCTGGTCTATTTGGTCGGCAGCCCAGGGTTTGTTTTCTACGCCTATAAGAATCTCTTTGCTGGCGATGTATATGTCTATTCTTCTTTGGTTTAGTATAGTGTATTCAGTAAAAACCTGAGTTGATTTATTAATGGATATACTTTCAGTGAGTCCTATTGAATTATAGAAATTCGAAAGAAAGAGATCCCCCTGAGCATGATCTTCCTGAGGATCCAGAAGATAGGCAAGGCAGCGGGATAATGTGTTTTCATTTATGTTAAAAAATTGAAATAATTTGAAGTCCGGCGCTACCTGACTGGCATATCGAATTTTTGCCTGCCGATAGCCCTCGTGAAGCATTGCCGTGCTGTTCAGCAGCTTTTGAATATTTTTCTGCACAAGAGACATTTCCATTGCAAATAATAAAGTTAGAACGGAATGATAATAATGTTTTATTGTTAAAAGATCACCCCGCCAAAAAGAGGCGAGGCGAGATAAATAAGAAGCATCAGGCCGGTTTTAGCCCTGGTTCAACGAGACCATAGACCTGGTGATTCAGGTGAACGGATTTTGCCAGTTCTGCGACGTGCGCGGCGACATCGGCCCGCATCACCATGCCGTGTATTTCGGGAGCCTGGCTTAGCACAGCTTTACCGGTTGGCTCGCCGTGAAGCAGGCCGCCGGGGCGCACAATAGCAAAGTCCAGCGTGCTAGTTTGCAGCCAGCTTTCGGCGAGAGATTTTTCCCGCACTGCCTGGCCGAAGCCCGCTTTTGCGCGATCGGACAAGTAAGCCCAGCTTTCCCCACAGCCTAAAGAGGTGACCAGCACCATGCGTGAGATCCCGGCTTTTTCGGCGCAGTCGATAACCGTGCGGTGTGCCTGGTAATCCTGTGAACCGCCCATCGTCGAAATGACCGTGGCGTCCTTGCCCGCCAGGCGACAGGCTTCTGCGACAGCGTCTGCATTACAGGCGTCACCGATAATCACCTGAGCACCCGCCTCGCGCAGTT
Coding sequences within:
- a CDS encoding PTS sugar transporter subunit IIC, coding for MSGFDKLAEKLMPVANAIGNQRHMQAIRNGLISILPLTIVGSFFVILLNIPIKGYMDFIAPWRDMLDVPFRFTVGLMSLYAAFTIGSFLGKSYKLNDITSGLLAMLATLLMIVPVNIKQGVTVAGEAVAGRYIPITSLSSQGLFGAIISSLIAIEIYRFIKVRNIEIKMPAGVPPVVASSFSALFPTLAVVLVFWIPRHFLNIDINAIISYIIMPLKGFMTGTNLFGGIVTQFFIDVFWVLGIHGHAVMGPLIRPLWDQAIVQNMELFQSGVSAYELPNIFTEQFFQWYAQMGGTGSTLALVVLFIRSRVIYLKQLGKLSFIPGLFNINEPMIFGAPIVMNPILAIPFILAPMVNTVVVYLFTISGLIPRMMVKPPFTVPAPLGALITTNWNLIACGLVFICFFISLAIYYPFFKVYEKKMLETELQQKEEEERAKALAEAK
- a CDS encoding amino acid deaminase; this translates as MKYQEINLVPHKSALMHSPANVLNEDVCLPAALIKKSALKNNIRWMQAYADARGVSLAPHGKTTMTPWIFQQQQKAGAWAIGVGSAWQASIAMSAGIERVLMVNQLVGKANITLVSQLKHKHTAVDYICCVDSEANARTLSDFFSQQGQTLDVLIELGVPGGRCGCRSTEQALALAKLVAELPGLNLRGLELYEGVLHGENPQPKIEALLQEAAALACQMERYVDGEFLLTGAGSVWYDVVCNIWLAAEKPANCRIAIRPGCYITHDGGIYQEAQDQLMARDRIACDLGGDLVSALELAAMVQSVPESDRAIVNFGKRDSAFDAGLPQPIAHYRQGKPLASPSETIEATGIMDQHAMLKLKPGADVQVGDILVFSTSHPCLTFDKWKALLLVDDEYNVLDELETAF
- a CDS encoding N-acyl-D-amino-acid deacylase family protein yields the protein MKFDYLFRNVTVIDGSGGAEYLADVAVQGDRIAEIAPGISGEAVHEIDGSGRVLAPGFIDVHTHDDINVIRFPEYLPKISQGITTVIVGNCGISAAGATINALVPDPMNLLGEAHQFVYPTVEAYAHAVEQARPAINVGTLIGHTALRNNQMDDLFRPATEAEILAMRGQLKQALQQGALGLSTGLAYASAFQSTTEEVMALAEELAAEKGIYTTHLRSEFEPILEALDEAFRIGRHGNVPVVVSHHKCAGAKNWGRTVETLKLFDKVREQQDVSCDCYPYSASSSTLDMKQITDEFEIVITWSEPHPEVAGRSLKQIADDWSMSLHEAGKLLMPAGAIYYNMDEQDVRRVLRYPATMVGSDGLPNDPMPHPRLWGAFPRVLGHYSRDEKLFPLTQAVHKMTGMSATRFQLPDRGLVKRGYYADLVLFDPLTVRDVASFSNPKQPAAGIEAVMVNGVMSYGLEQKVTGRAGRFLRRQK
- a CDS encoding RidA family protein; amino-acid sequence: MSIKRYGVGGSTGTGGQPLPFAKAVEAAGWLYVSGQTPMKDGEVVEGGIVDQSRLAIQNCVDIMTEAGYTLADVVHVKVYLTDARYFQSFNKVFREFFGDHPPARVCCVADLVVDCKVEVDVTCYRADRA
- a CDS encoding MurR/RpiR family transcriptional regulator produces the protein MSYTIDIISCITDRFVELTATEKRIAQFILDDVQTAAALPISEMARQTQTSQASITRFARAIGCKDVRELKVKLAQSLAVGQRFILDVPDLEGVQGIYETIINVLDINRRALNPESLNKAVTWLSNARQILALGMGGGSTICAQELQFRLFRLGLPVVSQSDGLLARMMAASVASNDVVVALSLGGYTPEVVESAAIARQYGAKIIAITPQGTPLAEQADIVLPLIIRENDYIFKPSTSRYAMLAMIDVLATELAMANKSQAKDRLRRIKLALDSHRGGADRQPLGD
- a CDS encoding metal ABC transporter permease, which translates into the protein MSLIDTLLSPFQFGFMINALTMTTLVAIPCALLSCFLVLKGWALMGDAMSHAVFPGVVIAWMVGLPLGLGAFVAGLFCAFATGYLQDNSRIKRDTVMGIVFSGMFGAGLVLYVYLKPDIHLDHILFGDMLGVSGSDILQTGAIVLLTVIVVGLKWRDLLLHAFDPIQAQVSGLNVKLLNYGLLCLVSLTIVAALKAVGIILAISLLIAPGAIASLLTRTFKGMMLVALGQAIVTSFLGVYLSFFIDSAPAPTIVVLSALVFIAAFIRATIKQRRMEAISEPF
- the sitC gene encoding iron/manganese ABC transporter permease subunit SitC, with protein sequence MSVLLEPFSYGYMFNAIWVSALVGGVCAFLSCYLMLKGWSLIGDALSHSIVPGVAGAYMLGLPFSIGAFFSGGLAAGTMLFLNQRTRLREDTIIGLIFSSFFGLGLFMVSLNPTSVNIQTIVLGNILAIAPSDIVQLAIIGFVSLAILLLKWKDLMVTFFDENHARSIGLNPLWLKGLFFTLLSATTVAALQTVGAFLVICMVVTPGATAYLLTDRFPKLLIISVTLGTFTSAFGTWISYFLDGATGGIIVVLQTLIFLLTFVFAPKHGLLANRRRARLSLEQTP
- a CDS encoding manganese/iron ABC transporter ATP-binding protein, encoding MSRRPGIVVQDASVTYRNGHTALRAASFEIPTGTIAALVGVNGSGKSTLFKAIMGFVRLANGSISILDMPTKKALRHNLVAYVPQSEDVDWTFPVLVEDVVMMGRFGHMGMLRIPGKADKLAVDNALARVGMSDFRKRQIGELSGGQKKRVFLARAIAQDGQVILLDEPFTGVDVKTEEQIIALLRELRDEGRTMLVSTHNLGAVTDYCDYTVLVKGTVLACGPTDVTFTQANLELAFSGVLRHVTLTGKETSVLTDDERPFIHGAALKGEP
- a CDS encoding metal ABC transporter substrate-binding protein gives rise to the protein MPGKLKLTQSIVAAAAALAMLLGAAQAQAKFKAITTFTIIADMAQNVAGDAADVESITKPGAEIHEYQPTPGDIRRAQGAQLILTNGLNLELWFAKFYQHLKGVPEVVVTTGIQPTGITEGPYNGKPNPHAWMSPQNALIYVDNIRDAFVKYDPGNAATYTRNAEAYKQKIQQTIEPLRNELAKIPADKRWLVTSEGAFSYLANDFGLKELYLWPINADQQGTPQQVRKVIDSIRKYQIPTIFSESTISDKPARQAARESGAHYGGVLYVDSLSAADGPVPTYLDLLRVTTSTIVNGINAGLKK